The proteins below come from a single Hirundo rustica isolate bHirRus1 chromosome 6, bHirRus1.pri.v3, whole genome shotgun sequence genomic window:
- the LRRC4C gene encoding leucine-rich repeat-containing protein 4C, with product MLNKMTLHPQQIMIGPRFNRALFDPLLVVLLALQLLVVAGLVRAQTCPSVCSCSNQFSKVICVRKNLRDVPDGISTNTRLLNLHENQIQIIKVNSFKHLRHLEILQLSRNHIRTIEIGAFNGLANLNTLELFDNRLTTIPNGAFVYLSKLKELWLRNNPIESIPSYAFNRIPSLRRLDLGELKRLSYISEGAFEGLSNLRYLNLAMCNLREIPNLTPLVKLDELDLSGNHLTAIRPGSFQGLMHLQKLWMIQSQIQVIERNAFDNLQSLVEINLAHNNLTLLPHDLFTPLRLERIHLHHNPWNCNCDILWLSWWIKDKAPSNTACCARCHTPPSLKGRYIGELDLNYFTCYAPVIVEPPADLNVTEGMAAEMKCRASTSLTSVSWITPNGSVMTHGAYRVRIAVLSDGTLNFTKVTVQDTGLYTCMVSNSVGNTTASATLNVTALDNPGYTYFSTVTVETVEPSQDEAQTTEQVGPTPVTNWETINMTTSLTPQSTRSTEKTFTIPVTDANNGIPGIDEVMKTTKIIIGCFVAITLMAAVMLVIFYKMRKQHHRQNHHAPTRTVEIINVDDELTGDTPIESHLPMPAIEHEHLNHYNSYKSPFNHTTTVNTINSIHSSVHEPLLIRMNSKDNVQETQI from the coding sequence ATGTTGAACAAGATGACCTTACATCCACAGCAGATAATGATAGGTCCTAGGTTTAACAGGGCCCTATTTGACCCCCTGCTTGTGGTGCTGTTGGCTCTTCAGCTTCTTGTGGTGGCTGGTCTAGTAAGGGCTCAAACTTGCCCTTctgtctgctcctgcagcaaccAGTTCAGTAAGGTGATTTGTGTACGGAAAAATCTTAGAGACGTGCCAGACGGCATCTCCACCAACACCCGGCTACTCAATCTCCATGAGAACCAGATCCAAATCATTAAAGTTAATAGCTTCAAACATCTGAGGCACCTAGaaatcctgcagctcagcaggaatCACATCAGAACAATTGAAATAGGGGCTTTCAATGGTCTGGCCAATCTCAACACTTTGGAACTCTTTGACAATCGTCTGACCACTATCCCAAATGGGGCTTTTGTATACCTGTCAAAACTGAAGGAACTGTGGTTGAGAAACAACCCCATTGAGAGCATCCCTTCTTATGCTTTTAACAGAATCCCTTCTCTCCGGAGGTTGGATTTGGGGGAATTGAAAAGGCTTTCATACATCTCAGAAGGTGCCTTTGAAGGTCTGTCCAACTTGAGGTATTTGAACCTTGCCATGTGCAATCTTCGAGAGATTCCTAACCTTACTCCACTAGTAAAACTGGATGAGTTAGATCTTTCTGGGAATCACCTGACTGCCATCCGGCCAGGTTCTTTCCAAGGGTTAATGCATCTTCAGAAATTGTGGATGATACAGTCCCAGATTCAAGTGATAGAAAGGAATGCTTTTGATAATCTTCAGTCACTTGTAGAGATCAACCTGGCACACAACAATCTAACACTACTGCCTCATGACCTGTTCACACCACTCCGCCTAGAGAGGATCCACTTGCATCACAATCCTTGGAACTGCAACTGTGATATCCTTTGGCTCAGCTGGTGGATTAAAGACAAGGCACCCTCCAATACTGCATGCTGTGCCCGTTGCCACACGCCTCCCAGTTTAAAAGGAAGGTACATTGGTGAGCTGGACCTGAATTACTTCACATGTTATGCTCCAGTCATAGTGGAGCCACCAGCAGACCTCAACGTCACAGAAGGCATGGCTGCAGAGATGAAATGCCGGGCATCGACCTCCCTGACCTCCGTATCTTGGATTACTCCAAATGGATCTGTAATGACGCATGGGGCATACAGAGTTCGGATTGCTGTGCTCAGTGATGGCACATTAAATTTTACAAAAGTAACTGTGCAAGACACGGGTTTGTACACGTGCATGGTGAGTAACTCTGTTGGGAATACCACGGCTTCTGCCACGCTGAATGTGACCGCCCTGGATAACCCTGGTTACACGTACTTTTCAACCGTCACGGTAGAGACTGTGGAACCTTCTCAGGATGAGGCGCAGACCACAGAGCAGGTTGGGCCCACACCAGTTACCAACTGGGAAACCATTAACATGACAACCTCACTCACTCCACAGAGCACAAGatcaacagaaaaaacattcaCCATTCCTGTGACGGACGCAAACAATGGGATCCCAGGAATAGATGAGGTTATGAAGACTACCAAAATCATAATTGGTTGTTTTGTGGCTATCACTCTCATGGCTGCTGTGATGCTCGTAATTTTCTACAAAATGAGGAAGCAGCATCACCGGCAGAACCATCATGCTCCAACACGGACTGTAGAGATCATTAATGTGGATGATGAGCTTACAGGTGACACACCCATAGAGAGTCATTTGCCCATGCCAGCAATAGAGCATGAGCACTTAAATCACTATAACTCTTATAAATCTCCTTTCAACCACACAACAACAGTTAACACAATAAATTCAATACACAGTTCAGTGCATGAACCGTTATTGATCCGAATGAACTCAAAAGACAATGTTCAAGAGACTCAAATCTAA